In Cercospora beticola chromosome 3, complete sequence, the following proteins share a genomic window:
- a CDS encoding uncharacterized protein (BUSCO:EOG09263CGP) — protein MAESATRRNNEAESEHIGSSRAVGAGVGSEYESRAELNFPSHRKAIKSAKLAALHARLSLPAKFPLQTLARCLIDPSVDPRSGYNNAPLAILGQELLGYHTTEWLVCKYPRLPMSIIMAAAYGYVGNATLNSIRLEWGVEAVAAPGPEVDAGLLQLKRMTPGNAMAEDGMRRVKDVEQEESGKRYPHKSLSGRIVYNDMFGGTNEFPAFDTKPYPGAPSSTSVASGAAASEPEAEGGEEASFESVPVEEPTNEDLDTQPVTLEDASAGFVRALAGALYLHAGSSAVRDFHNAHILSRHLPLHNMFNFTRPTQDLSKLCNLQGWEPPVARLISETGRLSRTPVFVVGVFSGDDKLGEGVGASLNEGRTRAAANALRSWYLYSPMESQICFPSEVEGSQAGKKKKWIPQYVDPGEIVA, from the exons ATGGCAGAATCAGCGACGAGGCGAAACAACGAGGCGGAAAGCGAGCAcatcggcagcagcagagcag TGGGTGCAGGAGTTGGCAGCGAATATGAGAGTAGGGCGGAGCTGAACTTTCCATCACATCGCAAAGCCATTAAGAGTGCGAAGCTGGCTGCATTGCATGCTCGACTATCACTTCCTGCAAAATTCCCACTTCAGACACTCGCGAGGTGTCTCATCGATCCGAGCGTGGACCCGCGATCCGGATACAATAATGCTCCCTTGGCGATACTAGGGCAAGAGCTGTTGGGATACCATACGACGGAGTGGCTGGTCTGCAAATACCCGCGACTGCCCATGTCCATCATCATGGCTGCGGCGTACGGATATGTGGGCAATGCGACGCTGAACAGCATCCGACTGGAATGGGGTGTGGAAGCTGTGGCCGCGCCGGGTCCCGAAGTCGATGCGGGATTGCTGCagttgaagaggatgacTCCTGGTAACGCCATGGCAGAGGATGGCATGAGGAGAGTCAAAGACGTTGAGCAAGAGGAGTCTGGCAAGCGATACCCACACAAGTCACTCAGTGGCAGGATCGTTTACAACGACATGTTCGGCGGCACAAATGAGTTTCCCGCCTTCGATACCAAGCCCTACCCCGGGGCTCCCTCTTCCACATCTGTAGCGTCGGGGGCCGCAGCCTCTGAGCCCGAAgcagaaggcggagaagaagcttccttCGAATCTGTGCCCGTCGAGGAGCCCACAAATGAAGACTTGGACACACAGCCTGTGACCCTTGAAGACGCCAGTGCTGGCTTCGTCCGCGCACTAGCCGGAGCACTATATCTTCACGCTGGAAGCTCTGCCGTCAGGGATTTCCACAACGCACACATTCTCTCTCGCCATTTGCCGCTGCACAACATGTTCAACTTCACACGTCCCACGCAGGATCTGTCCAAGCTCTGCAACCTTCAAGGCTGGGAACCGCCGGTCGCAAGATTGATCTCCGAAACTGGACGACTTTCGCGAACGCCTGTCTTCGTGGTGGGCGTGTTCAGCGGCGACGATAAACTCGGCGAGGGTGTTGGCGCCAGTCTGAACGAGGGACGAACAAGGGCCGCGGCGAACGCTTTGCGCAGCTGGTATCTGTACAGCCCCATGGAAAGCCAAATCTGTTTCCCGAGTGAGGTGGAAGGCAGCCAGGCCGGGAAGAAAAAGAAGTGGATTCCCCAATATGTGGATCCTGGGGAGATCGTGGCGTAG
- a CDS encoding uncharacterized protein (BUSCO:EOG092617AN) produces the protein MGGEEQTHTAHRASKAKKKHDTSQPNPKAFAFAAPGRLQKQAARSHDVKEKRLHVPLVDRLPEEAPPLVVGVVGPPGVGKTTLIKSLVRRYTKQAVSQPTGPITVVTSKRRRLTFMESPSDSLASAIDMAKVVDIVLLMIDGNYGFEMETMEFLSVLSSTGMPGNVFGILTHLDLFRKQDTLKAQKKRLKHRFWSELYQGAKLFYLSGVINGRYPDREVLNLSRFLSVMKNPRPLVWRNSHPYALADRMLDITPETKKEEDPKCDRTIALYGYLRGTNFPAHDARVHIPGVGDINVERVESLPDPCPTPYFEQVKEKADGTKKRKRLGEKQKVIYAPMSDVGGVLVDKDAVYIDVKSNTFDANENEEERGLGEQLVVGLQGEKRRSEDDGIALFDDGQRIKSLDDDDVKDTGRKSARKATLYDRVDEDDDLEDEGFESGETDDEADFEALQEAPEKTGRSKKDKDTEVEGDIAFADSDSDLGSLSEVSDQDLEDDPDVDDCDMDSEDEDGEVQWKGNMAERAKAMSGKKQPYRIAYLAKMLYDDMLSTAELVKKWRSEDDEEEDADDEQEDGFFNRRKPSADDEQEDRMIPKYDYEDLEEKWTDEDNMEALRQRFTAVGLGGNNGKDAGEDGDDDFEGLDDGSEGDGEFEDLEAGDAEEAAEAPESIEDERAKNARKKEELKMRFEEEDREGFLNPKNTNREANGDAEGDEFGEDEWYDAQKAMLKKQQDLNRKEFEDLDEATRVRAEGYRAGTYARLILADVPVEFVENFDARFPLLVGGLQPTEERMGFVQVRIKRHRWHKKILKTNDPLIFSLGWRRFQTTPVYSISDSRTRNRMLKYTPEHMHCFGTFYGPLAAPNTGFCCVQSFSNKNPGFRIAATGVVLNVDESTEIVKKLKLTGHPYKIFKNTAFVKDMFSSALEIAKFEGAGIKTVSGIRGQIKKALSKPEGCFRATFEDKVLMSDIIFLRAWYPVRPHRFYNPVTNLLEGGDPGEWEGMRLTGQVRAAQSLPTPQQKNSKYVPIERQERHFNPLRVPRKLQADLPYKSQITQMKPQKKQTYTQKRAVVLGGEEKVARRLMQQVMTLRNEKVEKRRAKQEERKEGYRKKVAESEEKRKEREKRERDDFWKREGKKRKNWETNGEGGGGGGGGKYKKRKQA, from the coding sequence ATGGGTGGCGAGGAGCAGACGCATACGGCGCATCGCGCgagcaaagcgaagaagaagcacgatACGTCCCAGCCGAACCCGAAAGctttcgccttcgccgcTCCAGGACGACTGCAAAAACAGGCGGCGAGAAGTCACGATGTCAAGGAGAAGCGGCTGCATGTCCCGCTCGTGGACAGGCTTCCAGAGGAGGCGCCTCCGCTGGTTGTTGGAGTCGTTGGCCCGCCCGGTGTCGGCAAGACGACATTGATCAAGAGCTTGGTCAGGCGGTACACAAAGCAGGCAGTCTCTCAGCCTACGGGGCCGATCACAGTTGTCACCAGCAAGAGGCGGAGACTCACATTCATGGAGAGTCCAAGTGACAGTCTTGCATCGGCGATAGACATGGCGAAAGTGGTGGATATCGTTCTGCTCATGATCGATGGCAACTATGGATTCGAGATGGAAACCATGGAGTTCTTGTCTGTGTTGAGCAGTACTGGTATGCCGGGTAATGTGTTCGGCATCCTCACACATCTGGACTTGTTCCGGAAGCAGGACACACTGAAAGCGCAGAAAAAGCGACTGAAACACCGATTCTGGTCGGAACTGTACCAGGGTGCAAAGCTCTTCTACCTGTCTGGTGTGATCAATGGACGATATCCTGATCGAGAGGTTCTGAACCTGTCGCGCTTTCTGAGCGTGATGAAGAATCCTAGACCGCTGGTTTGGAGGAACTCGCATCCCTACGCACTTGCCGATCGAATGCTGGACATCACTCCTGAGaccaagaaggaagaggatcCGAAGTGCGATCGTACGATAGCATTGTATGGCTACTTGCGAGGCACAAACTTCCCTGCGCACGATGCTCGAGTGCACATTCCTGGAGTCGGCGACATCAATGTTGAACGCGTGGAGTCACTACCTGACCCATGTCCTACTCCGTACTTTGAGCAAGTGAAAGAGAAGGCGGATGGGAccaagaagaggaaaagaCTGGGCGAAAAGCAGAAGGTCATCTATGCGCCAATGAGCGATGTAGGCGGTGTGTTGGTAGACAAGGATGCCGTGTACATCGATGTCAAGAGCAATACATTCGATGCGAATGAGAACGAGGAAGAGCGAGGGCTGGGCGAGCAGCTGGTTGTCGGCCTGCAgggcgagaagagaagaagtgaAGATGACGGAATCGCACTGTTCGATGATGGGCAGCGGATAAAGAGCttggatgatgacgacgtcAAGGACACTGGCCGCAAGAGCGCACGAAAAGCCACTCTATACGACAGGgtagatgaggacgacgaccttGAGGATGAAGGATTTGAGAGTGGCGAGACGGACGATGAAGCAGACTTTGAGGCGCTGCAAGAAGCGCCTGAGAAGACTGGCCGCTCGAAAAAGGACAAGGACACCGAGGTGGAGGGCGATATTGCGTTTGCAGATTCAGACAGCGATCTCGGTTCGTTGTCAGAAGTGTCCGATCAAGATCTTGAAGATGACCCAGACGTTGACGACTGTGATATGGActcggaggacgaggacggcgAGGTCCAGTGGAAGGGCAACATGGCAGAGCGTGCCAAGGCAATGTCGGGCAAGAAGCAGCCTTACAGGATCGCATATCTGGCCAAGATGCTGTACGACGATATGCTGAGCACAGCAGAGCTCGTGAAGAAATGGCGAagtgaggatgacgaggaggaagatgcggACGATGAGCAGGAGGATGGCTTCTTCAACAGGCGGAAGCCAAGTGCCGACGATGAACAAGAAGACCGCATGATTCCGAAATACGACTATGAGGACCTCGAAGAGAAGTGGACAGATGAAGACAACATGGAAGCACTTCGCCAGCGTTTCACGGCTGTTGGCCTGGGCGGCAACAATGGGAAAGATGCAGgggaagatggcgacgatgatttCGAAGGTCTCGATGATGGAAGCGAAGGCGACGGAGAATTTGAGGACCTTGAAGCTGgtgatgctgaagaagctgcggAGGCGCCGGAAAGCATTGAAGATGAGCGAGCAAAGAACGCtcgcaagaaggaagagctGAAAATGcgcttcgaagaagaggatcgcGAGGGGTTCCTCAACCCCAAGAACACGAATCGAGAGGCGAACGGAGATGCCGAAGGCGATGAGTTCGGCGAAGATGAGTGGTACGATGCACAAAAGgcaatgctgaagaagcagcaagatCTGAACCGCAAAGAGTTCGAAGACCTGGACGAAGCAACACGAGTGCGTGCAGAAGGCTATCGAGCTGGCACATACGCCCGCCTCATCCTGGCAGACGTACCTGTCGAGTTCGTCGAGAACTTTGATGCTCGCTTCCCTCTATTGGTCGGAGGCCTACAGCCTACCGAAGAGCGCATGGGCTTCGTGCAAGTCCGCATCAAGCGCCACAGATGGCATAAGAAGATTCTCAAGACGAACGATCCTCTGATTTTCTCCCTCGGATGGCGCCGGTTTCAGACCACTCCGGTCTACAGCATATCAGACTCGCGAACACGCAATCGCATGCTCAAATACACTCCTGAGCACATGCACTGCTTCGGGACATTCTATGGACCACTGGCTGCACCGAACACTGGTTTCTGTTGTGTGCAATCCTTCTCAAACAAGAATCCCGGCTTCCGGATAGCAGCCACTGGTGTCGTGCTCAATGTCGACGAGAGCACTGAGattgtgaagaagctgaagctgactGGGCATCCATACAAGATCTTCAAGAACACCGCCTTCGTCAAGGACATGTTCTCTAGTGCACTCGAGATTGCCAAGTTTGAAGGTGCAGGTATCAAAACTGTATCTGGCATTCGAGGACAGATCAAGAAGGCTCTTTCCAAACCCGAAGGATGTTTCCGTGCCACGTTCGAGGACAAGGTGCTCATGTCGGACATCATCTTTTTGCGAGCGTGGTACCCTGTGCGACCACATCGCTTCTACAATCCAGTGACGAACCTGCTCGAAGGTGGCGATCCTGGCGAGTGGGAAGGCATGCGTCTGACAGGTCAAGTCCGAGCTGCTCAGAGCTTACCCACTCCCCAACAAAAGAACAGTAAATACGTTCCGATCGAACGCCAGGAGCGACACTTCAACCCTCTGCGAGTTCCGAGAAAGCTCCAAGCAGACCTTCCATACAAGTCTCAGATTACGCAGATGAAgccgcagaagaagcagacgtACACGCAGAAACGCGCTGTTGTTCTtggtggcgaggagaaggTTGCAAGGAGACTGATGCAGCAAGTCATGACTTTGAGGAACGAGAAAGTGGAGAAGCGACGTGCGAAGCAGGAAGAGAGAAAAGAGGGTTATAGGAAGAAGGTTGCAGAGAGTGAAGAAAAGAGGAaagagagggagaagagggagagaGATGACTTTTGGAAACGTgagggcaagaagaggaagaactgGGAGACGAATGGAgagggcggaggaggtggtggtggagggaagtataagaagagaaagcAGGCGTAG
- a CDS encoding uncharacterized protein (CAZy:GH92), with amino-acid sequence MGKAGGGGMEWENRRQNWHRNDGVLKYVNPKIGTYGVTPNGNGGMIPSVGMPFGMTRWTAQTRENFISQCPYNDLDEYIHGFQATHQPAIWMGESGQVVLSPGLGSPQPLFEKRARKFNKADEVSTPYVYEVSMDAAAVEQGQNLTESIYSPVPGGAQPVPDDVKEGTNGRVRRSEGDLQVARAAQNSIPSAQSEAAGKIKVAITATDHVGRMLIDFGDPEGRSAFPHVFVQATRKNWTGEITLDRKRQEVYGRNPQRQDYALGPLPATNFSGYFVSRFSEPFVSGTVYVGDKKQSGIMDAEGRLLKQAEHVGAYLRFSNRQRVVEVRTGVSFVSVEQARYNLDLEAPYTISFDQAVENLKHAWLAKLGRVTIEGVNTTDSEHDQRTIWYTGLFHALQYPSDFAEKARGWTSGLRKFYSGYTDSMHSAKDSYYQSWSIWDTFRAEHSLLTMFAPERVNSMMRSLVRIYEWAGRLPMWANVVETNIMIGTHVDAVIANALARGFKDFDIKTAWEAVKKNAYEPPINDTELLYYDREANTPDEVRAGLTAYMEKGYVSNDRWAESASRTLDYAFDDYAAAIVAEHAGDQKTARALHERSMNYRNVYNSATGFMEAKNDNGTWAGRDQGWTEGDDWIYTFNVMHDPLGLADLMGGRDKLKTKLDEYFNDGHNDHTNEPSHHASYLYAAIGYPDTTQTLVRDIATQNYNATSAGLSGNEDLGQMSAWYVFTALGFYPLNPASDEYVVGAPFFENVTIRIPAGATTGGRGGKEHALSILAPGATKMPFVRGLKVDGRVVEKPLLRHGEIVGASKIEFDMADSPQGWGRW; translated from the exons ATGGGGAaagctggtggtggaggtatGGAGTGGGAGAATCGGCGTCAGAATTGGCATCGAAATGATGGAGTGCTGAAGTATGTGAATCCGAAAATTGGAACTTATGGAGTTACGCCGAATGGAAATGGGGGAATGATTCCTAGTGTGGGAATGCCGTTTGGGATGACGAGGTGGACGGCGCAGACGAGGGAG AACTTCATCTCACAATGTCCGTACAACGATCTGGATGAGTATATCCATGGATTCCAAGCTACGCATCAGCCGGCCATCTGGATGGGGGAGAGTGGACAGGTCGTGCTGAGTCCTGGACTGGGAAGTCCACAACCACTGTTTGAAAAGAGAGCGAGAAAGTTCAACAAGGCAGACGAGGTTTCTACTCCTTACGTCTACGAGGTGTCGATGGATGCTGCGGCTGTAGAGCAAGGGCAAAATTTGACTGAGAGTATTTACAGCCCTGTGCCGGGAGGTGCTCAGCCTGTACCGGATGATGTCAAGGAGGGTACGAATGGAAGAGTCAGGAGAAGCGAAGGCGATCTGCAAGTTGCGCGTGCGGCACAAAATAGCATTCCCTCTGCGCAGTCTGAGGCTGCGGGCAAGATCAAAGTGGCCATTACTGCTACTGATCACGTGGGACGAATGCTCATTGATTTCGGGGATCCGGAAGGACGAAGTGCTTTTCCTCATGTCTTTGTGCAAGCTACTCGCAAGAACTGGACCGGAGAGATCACACTCGATCGGAAACGACAAGAGGTCTATGGACGAAATCCTCAGCGGCAGGATTATGCCCTTGGGCCGCTGCCGGCAACGAACTTCAGTGGCTATTTTGTCTCTCGATTCTCGGAACCGTTCGTTTCGGGTACTGTCTATGTTGGTGATAAGAAGCAGTCCGGAATCATGGACGCTGAGGGCCGCTTGTtgaagcaagcagagcatGTTGGTGCTTATCTTCGATTCAGCAATCGGCAACGAGTGGTTGAAGTCCGTACAGGCGTTTCATTCGTTAGTGTCGAGCAAGCGAGATACAATCTGGACCTGGAAGCACCATACACGATATCTTTCGACCAGGCTGTTGAGAATTTGAAACATGCATGGCTCGCAAAGCTGGGGAGAGTGACCATTGAAGGAGTCAACACAACCGACAGCGAGCACGATCAACGCACGATCTGGTACACGGGTCTCTTTCACGCGTTGCAGTATCCTTCTGACTTTGCGGAAAAGGCGAGGGGCTGGACGAGTGGGTTGCGGAAGTTTTACAGTGGCTATACTGATAGCATGCATTCAGCCAAGGACTCCTACTACCAGTCGTGGTCCATCTGGGATACATTCAGAGCAGAACACAGTCTGCTCACGATGTTCGCGCCGGAGAGGGTCAATTCCATGATGCGATCGCTGGTCAGGATTTATGAATGGGCAGGTCGTTTGCCGATGTGGGCGAATGTCGTCGAGACGAACATTATGATTGGCACGCACGTGGATGCTGTAATTGCTAATGCGTTGGCCCGAGGCTTCAAGGATTTCGATATCAAAACGGCCTGGGaagctgtgaagaagaatgctTATGAGCCGCCGATAAATGACACAGAGCTGTTGTACTACGACCGAGAAGCCAATACTCCGGACGAAGTCAGAGCAGGCCTTACAGCCTACATGGAGAAAGGCTATGTTTCAAACGACCGCTGGGCGGAAAGTGCTTCACGAACTCTCGATTACGCATTCGATGACTATGCAGCTGCAATCGTCGCTGAACATGCAGGCGACCAGAAAACTGCCAGAGCCCTCCATGAACGAAGCATGAACTACCGCAACGTCTACAATTCGGCAACGGGCTTCATGGAAGCCAAGAATGACAACGGCACCTGGGCTGGCCGCGACCAAGGTTGGACAGAAGGAGACGACTGGATCTACACCTTCAACGTCATGCACGATCCTCTTGGTCTCGCAGACCTCATGGGCGGACGCGACAAATTAAAGACTAAGCTTGACGAGTATTTCAACGACGGTCACAACGATCACACGAATGAGCCTTCGCATCATGCATCTTACCTGTATGCTGCAATCGGATACCCGGATACGACGCAAACCCTCGTACGAGACATCGCTACACAGAATTACAATGCTACGTCCGCTGGACTGAGCGGCAATGAAGATCTGGGGCAAATGAGCGCGTGGTATGTTTTCACTGCGTTAGGCTTTTATCCTCTGAATCCGGCGAGCGACGAGTACGTTGTCGGGGCACCATTCTTTGAGAATGTGACGATCAGGATCCCTGCAGGTGCAACAACAGGAGGGAGAGGTGGGAAAGAGCACGCTTTGTCAATTCTGGCGCCTggagcgacgaagatgccATTTGTCAGAGGTCTGAAGGTCGATGGACGAGTCGTGGAGAAGCCGTTGCTAAGACATGGGGAGATTGTGGGCGCGAGTAAGATAGAGTTTGATATGGCTGATAGTCCGCAGGGATGGGGTCGATGGTAA